One part of the Dyadobacter sp. 676 genome encodes these proteins:
- a CDS encoding T9SS type A sorting domain-containing protein has protein sequence MDFLRVNDCLLFFRILTVWLCCIAVASTSFTCAHAQGTSKDLLLPDTPDYASLSLNGKELFDGLTNNGQYRGETIIVRMRPIAEVLSNNRLQITIPGRSEQYDVHIKTIEYSDDRNYKVYGTAGESLLSVLLTSRNGMKGGIIQGFERSYEICDLGEDGQLLLGHENDAGSSNFCASGIGSAMQVDPLSESDERGRKPGDNAKIEPCTSGIRVLFIYPNTVSPVSAANHASNTIDIFNQTVINSGVTGTALAELAGVAQTTYQPTTGIILDEALNLSNNADAQALRNQYKADLVLWFTWQGYFKAFGGVPDPKTYLHPVNARAFAVVSLNGTNVPVIGAHELSHLFGCNHDDDNFGLPYSRGYVFAIFNTLVARGNAPGSKIFYYSNPNKSFAGSVMGDATHNNAKVMNDKAAIVKAFKSEPNVLNGWISGPTSGYEYQTYTYEAIAKCGSPPYTYQWKESADGINYSGNGTGEFYNVGLYHNGNHLFYLKLKITSSDGQVVENWIQIWVNDDPNGGYRKGQKENDSLQIESDETILQPNPASGAVQLTFNAEKANQIEVSLAGLNGRLHVNRQVFQGVEGRNVIRLDLAGKRLPAGIYIVTARCGSQVIRKKVVYQPASKP, from the coding sequence ATGGATTTTCTCCGGGTTAATGACTGCCTCTTGTTTTTTCGTATTCTTACTGTCTGGCTATGTTGCATAGCTGTCGCAAGCACTTCGTTCACATGCGCCCACGCTCAGGGAACGTCCAAAGACCTACTTTTACCGGACACACCGGATTATGCCAGCCTCTCACTCAATGGAAAGGAACTGTTCGACGGTTTGACCAACAACGGGCAGTACCGGGGCGAAACGATCATCGTGCGCATGCGACCGATCGCGGAAGTGCTATCGAACAACCGCTTGCAGATTACAATTCCCGGCCGTTCGGAGCAATACGATGTCCACATTAAGACTATTGAGTATTCCGACGACCGGAATTACAAGGTCTACGGGACAGCGGGGGAGAGTCTGCTATCTGTGTTACTCACTTCCCGTAACGGCATGAAAGGCGGAATCATCCAGGGCTTCGAGCGATCTTATGAAATCTGCGACCTGGGTGAGGACGGGCAGTTGCTACTAGGGCATGAAAACGACGCCGGGAGCTCGAATTTTTGCGCCTCCGGCATTGGATCGGCAATGCAAGTGGATCCGCTATCCGAATCCGACGAACGGGGAAGAAAGCCCGGCGACAACGCGAAAATCGAGCCATGCACAAGTGGTATTCGGGTATTATTTATTTATCCGAATACCGTGAGCCCGGTTTCGGCAGCTAACCACGCCTCTAATACTATTGACATTTTCAATCAGACTGTAATCAATAGCGGGGTGACCGGGACCGCGCTTGCAGAGCTAGCGGGCGTCGCGCAGACCACCTACCAACCCACCACCGGGATAATATTAGATGAAGCATTGAATCTTTCCAACAATGCGGATGCCCAGGCTCTGCGTAATCAGTATAAAGCGGATTTAGTTCTTTGGTTCACCTGGCAGGGATACTTTAAGGCGTTCGGCGGAGTTCCAGATCCTAAAACATATCTCCATCCCGTAAATGCACGTGCTTTTGCGGTTGTTTCATTGAACGGTACAAACGTTCCCGTAATTGGCGCGCATGAGCTCAGCCATTTGTTTGGTTGTAACCATGATGATGACAATTTCGGTTTGCCGTATTCGAGGGGCTATGTTTTCGCAATTTTTAATACTCTTGTTGCTAGGGGGAATGCACCGGGAAGCAAAATCTTCTACTACTCCAATCCTAACAAATCCTTTGCAGGTTCGGTAATGGGGGACGCAACGCACAATAATGCGAAAGTAATGAACGATAAGGCCGCAATTGTTAAAGCCTTCAAGTCTGAGCCTAATGTTCTGAACGGCTGGATTTCAGGGCCGACGAGTGGATATGAGTATCAGACTTACACGTACGAGGCTATCGCAAAATGTGGGAGTCCGCCTTATACATATCAGTGGAAGGAATCCGCGGATGGCATTAACTATTCGGGTAACGGCACCGGTGAGTTTTATAATGTTGGGCTGTACCATAATGGCAATCACCTCTTCTACCTGAAATTGAAAATTACGTCTTCCGACGGGCAGGTGGTCGAGAACTGGATACAAATCTGGGTGAACGACGATCCCAATGGTGGATACCGAAAGGGACAGAAGGAGAATGACTCGCTTCAAATCGAAAGTGACGAAACAATATTGCAGCCTAACCCGGCGTCCGGCGCAGTACAGCTCACTTTCAATGCGGAGAAGGCTAATCAAATTGAAGTAAGCCTGGCCGGCTTGAACGGGCGCTTGCATGTAAATAGGCAGGTTTTTCAGGGTGTCGAAGGTAGGAATGTTATCAGGCTCGATCTGGCTGGAAAACGGCTGCCGGCCGGTATTTATATCGTTACGGCACGCTGCGGTAGCCAGGTAATCCGGAAAAAGGTCGTATATCAACCTGCATCAAAGCCGTGA
- a CDS encoding helix-turn-helix domain-containing protein, translating into MAFTHHQGPKPSAAQCNNKLNAAGDALYVIGGKWRLRIIIALAEGHKRFNDIQRALRGISARVLSNELKELEINGFVVRKVYTDFPVSIEYELTPYSDTLAPVIESLIEWGEMHRRQIRRMDKPEEMQATALAAIL; encoded by the coding sequence ATGGCATTCACTCATCATCAAGGTCCCAAACCCAGCGCTGCACAATGCAATAACAAGCTCAATGCGGCTGGCGATGCGTTATACGTTATCGGTGGAAAATGGAGGTTACGCATCATTATTGCGCTTGCCGAAGGGCACAAGCGATTCAACGATATCCAGCGGGCTCTTCGGGGCATTTCGGCCAGGGTGCTTTCCAACGAGTTGAAGGAACTGGAAATCAACGGGTTTGTAGTGAGGAAAGTTTACACAGACTTTCCCGTATCGATCGAATACGAGCTCACGCCTTACAGCGATACGCTTGCACCTGTTATCGAGTCGCTGATAGAATGGGGCGAAATGCACCGCCGGCAGATCAGGCGGATGGACAAACCGGAAGAAATGCAGGCTACTGCTCTGGCAGCGATACTGTAA
- a CDS encoding DoxX family protein has product MKAKKIAAIAVTAIASLLVVFSGIMKLSQNPEIVATLTKVGVGDYLVPLALMEISFTALFIYPKTMKIGFILLTCYFAGALATELSHSTPFNAVLPMALVWIAAFLRDPLIFLPGKATAAQ; this is encoded by the coding sequence ATGAAAGCAAAGAAAATCGCTGCGATTGCCGTAACTGCCATCGCCTCGTTACTGGTAGTGTTTAGCGGAATTATGAAGTTGAGTCAAAATCCCGAAATCGTGGCGACGCTCACGAAAGTCGGCGTAGGGGATTATCTTGTTCCTCTGGCCTTGATGGAGATTAGTTTTACGGCCCTTTTCATTTACCCTAAGACGATGAAAATCGGGTTTATCCTGCTTACCTGTTATTTCGCCGGGGCATTGGCGACCGAGCTTTCTCATAGTACCCCATTCAATGCGGTCCTTCCCATGGCCCTCGTCTGGATCGCCGCTTTCCTGCGCGACCCATTGATTTTTTTGCCGGGTAAAGCGACTGCCGCTCAATGA
- a CDS encoding PQQ-binding-like beta-propeller repeat protein: MSGIRQFQKYGKNIVIFPAIAVFAGLVAYQNREGNDRSWGIYKADAESTSYSPLDQIDISNVGQLRPAWTHTYSDMKEGSRPGSSECNPIIVDGVMYTTSAKHRAYAIDAETGEQIWSFDPFDGAEGGGVSRGVTYWEEGEDKRILFTGGDNLFALDARTGKPVASFGQNGRVSMNVGLRDDPATISVIPTSPGIVYKNLLIMGAEVSELYGAQPGYIRAYNCKTGKLEWTFHTIPLPGEPGYETWPPDAYKYAGGVNDWAGMSLDLRRGIVFLALGSPSYDFYGADRKGNNLYGNSVVALDAATGKHIWHYQIVHHDLWDYDLPAPPNLVTVRRDGREIDAVAQVTKHGFVFVFNRETGEPLFPIEERKVPASNIPGEHASPTQPFPLKPKPFARQWMTEADLTRYSEAGHDSIVKKFRSMRYEGLFTPPDLKGTLMLPGTRGGAEWGGAAYDPASTVLFVKSNDSPEIQSMKKVDLEQEARDQTVFDQGKTLYMTYCVACHGKDKNGDEPNYPSLIGLRNRMTREAALDKIKKGGGKMPAFASAVKGKEKSIIAFLFDRPQNSAKITRQETGQTQKGADKYLNLTAYGHFRDPQGNPALRPPWGTLNAINLSTGEYEWQVTVGNDEKRQQGGPETGQEGSAGPIVTAGGLVFISGTQDRKLRAFDKKTGRLVWQATLPGVANATACTYMSGGKQYVALSVGGTKENPSGSVMAFSLP; this comes from the coding sequence ATGTCTGGAATCCGACAATTTCAAAAATATGGGAAGAATATTGTCATTTTTCCCGCCATCGCCGTATTTGCCGGCCTGGTAGCCTATCAGAACCGCGAAGGCAACGACCGGTCGTGGGGCATTTACAAGGCCGATGCGGAAAGTACCAGCTATTCTCCCCTGGATCAGATCGATATTTCGAATGTCGGACAATTGCGGCCCGCTTGGACGCATACGTACAGCGATATGAAAGAGGGCAGTCGCCCGGGCAGCAGCGAATGCAACCCGATTATCGTCGACGGTGTGATGTACACGACTTCCGCTAAACACCGGGCGTACGCCATAGACGCGGAAACCGGTGAACAAATATGGTCTTTCGATCCCTTCGACGGAGCTGAGGGAGGCGGTGTGAGCCGTGGCGTTACCTATTGGGAAGAAGGTGAGGATAAACGTATCCTCTTTACCGGTGGCGACAATCTTTTCGCGTTGGATGCGCGCACGGGCAAGCCAGTCGCAAGCTTCGGACAAAACGGTCGGGTGAGCATGAACGTGGGCCTGCGCGACGACCCCGCCACGATCTCGGTAATTCCAACCTCCCCGGGTATCGTGTACAAGAATTTGCTGATCATGGGCGCGGAAGTGTCGGAATTATACGGTGCCCAGCCGGGCTACATTCGCGCTTATAACTGCAAAACCGGCAAACTGGAATGGACATTTCACACAATTCCGCTGCCCGGCGAGCCCGGTTACGAGACCTGGCCGCCCGATGCCTATAAATACGCCGGGGGTGTCAACGACTGGGCCGGCATGAGCCTGGATCTCCGCCGTGGCATCGTATTTCTGGCGCTGGGATCACCCTCCTACGACTTTTACGGTGCCGACCGGAAAGGGAACAATCTCTACGGCAACAGTGTCGTAGCGCTGGACGCAGCCACTGGCAAGCATATATGGCATTATCAGATCGTCCACCACGATCTCTGGGACTACGACCTGCCCGCACCACCGAATCTGGTGACGGTCAGGCGCGACGGCAGGGAAATCGACGCCGTAGCGCAGGTTACGAAGCATGGGTTCGTATTTGTTTTCAACCGGGAAACGGGGGAACCACTGTTTCCTATCGAGGAACGAAAGGTACCGGCTTCGAATATTCCCGGCGAGCATGCTTCCCCTACCCAGCCATTTCCACTCAAACCCAAGCCTTTCGCAAGGCAATGGATGACCGAGGCCGACCTTACCCGTTATAGCGAGGCCGGTCACGATTCAATCGTCAAAAAGTTTCGATCGATGCGATATGAAGGCCTTTTTACCCCACCCGACCTGAAAGGTACGCTAATGCTTCCCGGTACCCGCGGCGGGGCTGAATGGGGCGGGGCGGCTTACGACCCGGCTTCTACCGTACTTTTTGTAAAATCGAACGATTCTCCCGAAATCCAGTCGATGAAAAAAGTCGACCTGGAACAGGAAGCCAGAGACCAGACCGTGTTCGACCAGGGAAAAACATTGTATATGACTTACTGCGTCGCATGTCACGGCAAGGACAAAAATGGCGACGAACCAAATTATCCCTCGCTGATAGGCCTCCGCAACCGCATGACGCGCGAAGCGGCCCTGGACAAAATCAAAAAGGGCGGCGGTAAAATGCCCGCATTCGCATCGGCAGTCAAGGGAAAGGAAAAGAGCATTATCGCATTCCTTTTCGACCGTCCGCAAAACTCCGCCAAAATCACCAGGCAGGAGACCGGTCAGACGCAAAAAGGAGCAGACAAGTATCTCAACCTTACCGCATACGGCCATTTCCGCGATCCGCAGGGAAACCCGGCGCTACGCCCGCCCTGGGGAACCCTGAATGCCATCAACCTGAGTACCGGGGAATACGAATGGCAGGTGACTGTCGGTAATGATGAAAAACGTCAGCAAGGTGGCCCTGAAACCGGGCAGGAGGGCTCTGCGGGACCGATCGTTACGGCCGGCGGGCTGGTTTTCATCAGCGGCACCCAGGATCGGAAACTCCGCGCTTTCGACAAAAAAACGGGCCGGCTCGTCTGGCAGGCAACACTCCCGGGCGTAGCAAACGCAACCGCCTGTACTTACATGAGTGGCGGCAAGCAATACGTGGCCCTGTCGGTTGGCGGTACAAAGGAGAATCCTTCGGGATCCGTTATGGCGTTCAGTCTGCCTTAA
- a CDS encoding thioredoxin family protein: MEKQLDTITDRWEESLATHPVVSREEWVKARKDLLKKEKELTRLNDELSRQRRELPWMKVDKSYIFEGAEGELRLSDLFYGKSQLIVYHFMFAPEWEEGCPGCSFLADHIDGANLHLKHHDVSVVVVSRAPLEKLLAFKKRMDWKFTWVSSYGSDFNYDYHVSFTEEQLKNGTVYYNFQYTRNDEGTESPGTSVFYKDRAGNIFHTYSSYGRGGDILIGAHNYLDLTPKGRNENTIMDWMRHHDKYEDFKGDSGCCCH; this comes from the coding sequence ATGGAAAAACAACTGGACACCATAACCGACCGCTGGGAGGAAAGCCTTGCAACACATCCTGTCGTTTCCCGGGAAGAATGGGTGAAAGCGCGGAAGGACCTCCTTAAAAAAGAAAAAGAACTCACCCGGCTCAACGATGAACTCAGCCGCCAGCGACGGGAACTTCCGTGGATGAAGGTCGATAAGTCTTACATTTTCGAAGGTGCCGAAGGGGAACTCCGGCTGTCGGACCTGTTCTACGGCAAAAGTCAGCTGATCGTTTATCATTTCATGTTTGCGCCCGAATGGGAAGAGGGCTGTCCCGGATGCTCATTTCTGGCCGACCATATCGATGGCGCGAACCTTCACCTGAAACATCACGACGTTTCGGTAGTGGTGGTTTCGCGGGCGCCGCTCGAAAAACTGCTCGCATTCAAAAAGCGGATGGACTGGAAATTCACTTGGGTGTCGTCCTACGGCAGCGACTTCAACTACGATTATCATGTTTCCTTCACGGAAGAACAATTGAAAAACGGCACTGTCTACTACAATTTTCAGTATACCCGAAACGACGAAGGGACCGAGTCGCCGGGAACCAGCGTATTTTACAAGGACCGGGCAGGAAACATTTTCCACACCTATTCCAGCTATGGGCGTGGCGGCGACATTCTCATCGGTGCACATAATTATCTGGACCTCACACCGAAAGGGCGAAATGAGAACACCATCATGGACTGGATGCGCCATCACGACAAGTATGAAGATTTCAAAGGCGATTCGGGGTGTTGCTGCCATTAG